A region of the Sodalis ligni genome:
CTCTTCGTCTTCAGGAATGCCCTCTTCATCTTCCGGCCAGGGCTCCTGGCCCGGATACTCCACCGCTTCTTCTACTTCTTCCACCACCAGCGGCGAGAGGGCATCTTCCAGCAGGCTGTTGACGCCGCGGCCGTGTGATGCGGCAATGGCATAAACCTCGCCCAGGCCGAGGGAGTAGAAATCACCCACCGCGCTATCGGCATCAATGCCGTCGGTTTTGTTGGCCACCACCAGCGTGGTTTTTTGCCGGCTGCGCAGATGCTTGGCTATGCCTTCATCCGCCGGCATCAACCCGGCGCGGCCGTCCACCATAAACAGCACGATATCGGCTTCTTCAATGGCCACCAGAGATTGGCCGGCCATGCGGGTTTCAACCCCCTCTTCATTGCCATCGATACCGCCGGTATCGACAACGATAAATTCATGGCCTTCCCATTCCGCACGACCATACTTGCGGTCACGCGTCAGCCCCGGGAAATCCGCCACCAACGCATCGCGAGTATGCGTTAACCGATTAAACAGGGTGGATTTTCCTACATTGGGGCGCCCAACCAGCGCGACGACAGGTATCATTGTTACAACCTCATAAGGTAATAAAGTATTTCAGCACGAAACTGGGCTGATTATATAAGACAAAACGGCTCCTGAACATGTCAGGAGCCGTTGATGACCCGCGAACTGAGAATTAGACGGGTAAATCCCTATTTTTTAGCGGGTAAACGCGTAAACCTCGCCGCCGTTGGCCTGAACCAGCAGTTTGCCGCCGGCGACCACGGGTTTGCTCTGCAATCCGGAACTGTCGACTTTATTCTGCGCCACGAATCGCCCGTCGTCAGTATTTATCCAATGCAGGTAGCCTTGCGAGTCGCCCGCCACGAGATAACCGTCGAACAGGACCGGCGAAGTCAGGTTACGATGCAGCAGTTCGCTTTGCGTCCACAGGGTAACACCGCCCTGAATATCCAGCGCCAGAACCCGATCGTCCTGGTCCACGACATAAATCCGGTTGCCGTCCACAATCAGGTCGTTGACCGAACCCACTTCACGCTTCCAGGCAATCTGGCCGGAACGCAAATCCAAGGCGGCCAGGTTACCGTTGTAAGCCAGGGCGTACACCATATTATTGACCACCACCGGCGAGGTGTTCACATCACCCAGGCGGGCGATTTCCGTCGCGCCGGTAGTTTGTGAAATACGCTGCTGCCAAATCATCTGGCCCTGCGCCAGCATGATGGCGCTGACACGGCCGTTGTCGCCGCCCACAATCGCCGCGCCAAAGGCGGTGACCGGCGCGGACTCGCCCCGCAGGGTCAACGGCGGCATATCCAGATTCGCCGTCCATTTTATCGCGCCGTCGGTCTGGCTGAGGGCTTGCAGCATGCCGTTGCTGGTATGAATCAACACCAGGCCGTCGCTGATAACCGGCGTCGACAGGGCTTCGCCGGCGACTTTCGTCTGCCAGGCCACCGTGCCGTCGTCGGCGCTCAGGGCGTAGACCACCGCCTTTTCGCTGCCGATATAAACCCGATTGTCCGCCACGGCGACGCCGCCGGATAACAGTGCGGGCAGGTTACTGGACAAGAAGCCGGTTTTTTCCGACAGATCCGCCGACCAGATTTCCTTGCCGGTATCAATATCCAACGCTTTCACCGTGCCGCGACGATCCGCTGCGAATACGCGGTTGTCCTGCCAGGCCGGATGAAGATTGGAGTAAAATTCGCCGGTGCCGTTACCGACCGATTTGCTCCATACTTCGGTCGGCTGGAACTGGTTGTCAACTTTTGGCAGCGGCGACATGACGACCACATCCTCTTCACCGCTGAACCATGAACAACCGCTGAGCAAAGCTAATGAAATCAGTCCGACGAAACATGTTTTACGCAATTGCATGGGGTCCCTCTTAGCTGGACAAGTTATTCAGTTTCATGCGCAACAAGGCCTGTAATGCCTGCGGCGGATTCGCTTTAAGCGCTTTGTCATAAGCGTCCCGCGCCGCTTGGTTATCACCCTTGATCAACTGGGCGTCGCCGCGGACATCGTCCGCCAGTGCCGACCAGGCCGCAGGTTTAACTCCGGCCAAGGTCGTGAGCGCGCCGTCCACGTTTTTCCCTTGAAGCTGAACACGAGCCAGACGGAGATTAATCAACGACTGAAGATTTTCTTCTTTCGTCTGGGTTAAGGCTTTTTTCAGTTGTTTTTCCGCGGTGGCGAAATCACCTTTTTCCGCATAAAAACGTGCCAAATCCATGGAGGTCAAGGCACCATAGTTGTTGTTATTGCTGTCGGCAAACTTCTGCGCGGCGTCGACCCGCTGCTGGTCCGCATCGCTGGTGAGCGCGGTATTGACCTGCTGCCAGGCGGCGGACGATTTCATCATCGAGTCGTTTTGATGGTTGTGCCAATAACGCCAGCCCACCAACGCGGCGATACCGATAATGACGCCGATAACCAGCGCCTTACCGTTATCCGCAAAAAACCGCACCAGCGCTTCACGCTGTTCGTTTTCCGAGCTGTAGACTTCCACGTGGTCTTTCTCCTTAACCTAAAATCGATGCCAGCCGTTCAGCAACATCGCTTTGCGCCAGCGTTTCCTGGTCGCCGGTGGCGAGATTTTTCACCACCACCTGCTGCGCGGCAACTTCGTTCTCTCCCAAAACCAAGGCCAACCGTGCACCCCATTTGTCGGCGCGGCCGAACTGCTTCTTGAAATTGCCGCCGCCATAGTTGGTCATCAACCGCAGGGCGGGCAAAGCGTCGCGAAGACTCTCCGCCAGGGCCATTGCCGCGCTCAGGGTCGCCTCGCCGGAGGAGATCAGATAGACATCCACCGTCGGCCGGGGTTTGAAATCCGGATTGACCGCCTGCACCAGCAGCACCAAACGCTCCAGGCCCATGGCGAAACCCACCGCCGGCGTGGCGCGTCCCCCCAGTTGTTCAACCAATCCGTCATAGCGGCCACCGCCGCACACCGTTCCCTGCGAACCGAGGCTGGTGGTCACCCACTCGAAGACCGTGCGGTTATAGTAGTCCAGGCCGCGCACCAAACTCGGATTTACCGTATATGGGATACCGGACTGCTGTAAAAGTTCACACAGTCCGGCAAAGTGTTTACGGGACTCTTCATCAAGGTAATCGGTTAGCACCGGCGCGTCTTTCAGCAAAAGCTGAATATCCTCATTTTTGGTGTCCAGGACACGCAGCGGATTGACATACATGCGACGGCGGCAATCCTCGTCCAGCCGGTCCTGATGCTGTTCCAGAAAGGCCA
Encoded here:
- the bamB gene encoding outer membrane protein assembly factor BamB; this encodes MQLRKTCFVGLISLALLSGCSWFSGEEDVVVMSPLPKVDNQFQPTEVWSKSVGNGTGEFYSNLHPAWQDNRVFAADRRGTVKALDIDTGKEIWSADLSEKTGFLSSNLPALLSGGVAVADNRVYIGSEKAVVYALSADDGTVAWQTKVAGEALSTPVISDGLVLIHTSNGMLQALSQTDGAIKWTANLDMPPLTLRGESAPVTAFGAAIVGGDNGRVSAIMLAQGQMIWQQRISQTTGATEIARLGDVNTSPVVVNNMVYALAYNGNLAALDLRSGQIAWKREVGSVNDLIVDGNRIYVVDQDDRVLALDIQGGVTLWTQSELLHRNLTSPVLFDGYLVAGDSQGYLHWINTDDGRFVAQNKVDSSGLQSKPVVAGGKLLVQANGGEVYAFTR
- the hisS gene encoding histidine--tRNA ligase, with the translated sequence MATNIQAIRGMNDYLPEETAVWQRIEGILKDVLAGYGYSEIRLPIVEQTPLFKRAIGEVTDVVEKEMYTFEDRNGDSLTLRPEGTAGCVRAGIEHGLLYNQEQRLWYIGPMFRHERPQKGRYRQFHQLGAEVFGLQGPDIDAELILLTARWWRALGIHQHVALELNSIGSLEARANYRDALVAFLEQHQDRLDEDCRRRMYVNPLRVLDTKNEDIQLLLKDAPVLTDYLDEESRKHFAGLCELLQQSGIPYTVNPSLVRGLDYYNRTVFEWVTTSLGSQGTVCGGGRYDGLVEQLGGRATPAVGFAMGLERLVLLVQAVNPDFKPRPTVDVYLISSGEATLSAAMALAESLRDALPALRLMTNYGGGNFKKQFGRADKWGARLALVLGENEVAAQQVVVKNLATGDQETLAQSDVAERLASILG
- a CDS encoding YfgM family protein codes for the protein MEVYSSENEQREALVRFFADNGKALVIGVIIGIAALVGWRYWHNHQNDSMMKSSAAWQQVNTALTSDADQQRVDAAQKFADSNNNNYGALTSMDLARFYAEKGDFATAEKQLKKALTQTKEENLQSLINLRLARVQLQGKNVDGALTTLAGVKPAAWSALADDVRGDAQLIKGDNQAARDAYDKALKANPPQALQALLRMKLNNLSS